A window from Pararge aegeria chromosome 6, ilParAegt1.1, whole genome shotgun sequence encodes these proteins:
- the LOC120624539 gene encoding protein rogdi isoform X2, translating to MNDNEKEEAANLKEEFEWVLREEVHAILHQLHTVLVECAHRFPVPLYGNEGQKQDKFILTSQPEQLKCIVTLTGDSITHADISFKVLRQMHTICRTSINQDGPWKLQQIQDAANHLQQAIGYIDNVDKHYIFRSSEEVLHIIQCLIGSLQRARTALVLPKKKTIDELMKSRNMALSPNLPEDLAISFYIQSHKLIFVAYQLSSVHGTMRIDSCQADCAVPWLSDVLFMLTAALHMCQQLKDKLCVFSQYKDFTVGSRSASMVLN from the exons ATGAACGACAACGAAAAAGAAGAAGCTGCAAATTTG AAAGAGGAGTTTGAATGGGTTCTTCGTGAAGAGGTTCATGCTATATTACATCAGCTCCATACAGTATTAGTG GAATGTGCACACAGATTTCCGGTACCACTATATGGAAATGAAGGGCAAAAGCAAGATAAATTCATATTGACATCTCAACCAGAACAACTTAAATGTATTGTAACCCTCACAGGGGATAGTATCACTCATgca gatATCAGCTTCAAGGTCTTAAGACAGATGCACACTATATGCCGAACATCCATTAATCAGGATGGACCATGGAAGCTACAACAGATCCAGGATGCAGCTAATCATCTGCAACAGGCTATCGGTTACATTGACAATGTTGATAAACACTATATTTTCAG ATCATCAGAAGAAGTATTGCACATAATACAATGTTTAATCGGCTCTCTGCAGAGGGCGCGCACCGCTTTAGTACTgccaaagaaaaaaacaattgatgAGCTTATGAAGAGTAGAAATATG GCCCTCTCACCAAACCTGCCAGAAGACTTAGCGATATCGTTTTACATACAATCTCACAAGCTGATATTTGTCGCGTACCAATTAAGTTCGGTGCACGGGACGATGAGGATTGATTCTTGCCAAGCGGACTGCGCTGTTCCGTGGCTGAGTGACGTCCTGTTCATGCTTACAGCCGCCTTGCATATGTGTCAACAGCTTAAAGATAAG CTATGCGTGTTCTCTCAATATAAGGATTTCACCGTTGGATCCAGATCTGCATCTATggtgttaaattaa
- the LOC120624539 gene encoding protein rogdi isoform X1, with the protein MNDNEKEEAANLKEEFEWVLREEVHAILHQLHTVLVECAHRFPVPLYGNEGQKQDKFILTSQPEQLKCIVTLTGDSITHADISFKVLRQMHTICRTSINQDGPWKLQQIQDAANHLQQAIGYIDNVDKHYIFRSSEEVLHIIQCLIGSLQRARTALVLPKKKTIDELMKSRNMKALSPNLPEDLAISFYIQSHKLIFVAYQLSSVHGTMRIDSCQADCAVPWLSDVLFMLTAALHMCQQLKDKLCVFSQYKDFTVGSRSASMVLN; encoded by the exons ATGAACGACAACGAAAAAGAAGAAGCTGCAAATTTG AAAGAGGAGTTTGAATGGGTTCTTCGTGAAGAGGTTCATGCTATATTACATCAGCTCCATACAGTATTAGTG GAATGTGCACACAGATTTCCGGTACCACTATATGGAAATGAAGGGCAAAAGCAAGATAAATTCATATTGACATCTCAACCAGAACAACTTAAATGTATTGTAACCCTCACAGGGGATAGTATCACTCATgca gatATCAGCTTCAAGGTCTTAAGACAGATGCACACTATATGCCGAACATCCATTAATCAGGATGGACCATGGAAGCTACAACAGATCCAGGATGCAGCTAATCATCTGCAACAGGCTATCGGTTACATTGACAATGTTGATAAACACTATATTTTCAG ATCATCAGAAGAAGTATTGCACATAATACAATGTTTAATCGGCTCTCTGCAGAGGGCGCGCACCGCTTTAGTACTgccaaagaaaaaaacaattgatgAGCTTATGAAGAGTAGAAATATG AAGGCCCTCTCACCAAACCTGCCAGAAGACTTAGCGATATCGTTTTACATACAATCTCACAAGCTGATATTTGTCGCGTACCAATTAAGTTCGGTGCACGGGACGATGAGGATTGATTCTTGCCAAGCGGACTGCGCTGTTCCGTGGCTGAGTGACGTCCTGTTCATGCTTACAGCCGCCTTGCATATGTGTCAACAGCTTAAAGATAAG CTATGCGTGTTCTCTCAATATAAGGATTTCACCGTTGGATCCAGATCTGCATCTATggtgttaaattaa